The nucleotide window TGGTGGTACTGCTGGGCTGGCAGGGGCCGGATAAGGGGCAGTTGTTCCTGGGCCGCTCCGCGGATGTGCCGGCGGACATGCAGGCGCTCCTGCGGCAGGTCTGTGGGAAAGTGGGCGGCGGGGGCGGCGGCCGGCCCGACTTCGCCCAGGGCGGCGGCATGCCGGCGGATCGCGTGGCGGAGGCGCTCGAGCTGGCGATGACATTCCTGGCCGGCGGAGCAGGGCCCAGCCTATGAACTCTGTCAGCAGGAGGACGGCGATGGAACCGGGAATGCGGGAAGTCGCTCCAGGGGTGTACGTGAAGCGGGACAGCCGGGGCACCAATCTGGGGGCCATTGTCACCAGCGTGGGCATCGTGGTGGTGGATACGCCCATGATCCCGCGCGAAGCGCGCGCCTGGCGCGCGGAGCTGGAAGCGGTGACCGGCAAGAAGCCCGTCTACGTCATCAACACGGATCACCACAAGGGGCACGCGCTGGGCAACGTCTTCTTCGGCGCGCCGGCCATCGCCCATATGGTGGCCTGGAAACATATGCGCGGCTACGGCGACAACTTCAAACAGCGCCTGGCCGACCGCTACCGGGACAAAGACCCCGAGACCGCCCGCGAGTTATTGCATCTGGACATCCAACTGCCGGAACTCACCTTCGAGGAGCGGATGACCCTCTATCTGGGGGATACGGTGGTGGATATCTTGTATGCCGGCGGGCACACGCCGGCGTCCTCCATCGTCTATGTTCCTCGGGCGCGTGTGGTCTTCACCGGCGACCTGGTGGTCTGCAACATGCATCCCTTCATGGCACAGGGAAGCTCGGGCGAATGGGTGCGCGCCCTGGAACAGCTCAAGAGCATGTCCATTGACGTGCTGGTGCCGGGGCACGGGGAGGTGTGCGATAAGCAGGTCATTGATCCCCTGCTGGACTACCTGCGGGTGGCGAGAGAGCTGATCCGTCAGGAGTACCTTGCCGGCCGCTCCAAGTCGGAGGCGGCGCGCAATGTGCTGACCAAGATCATCGGGTTTTTCCCACGCAAGCCCAGCGCCGGCGTCAAGCTGGAGGCCAAGATCAAATCCGGGCTGGGACACGTCTACGACGAGATCCGCCGGGAGGAAGAGCAGAGAGCGGCCAGCCGCGCCACCGCCTGATCCTCACGGCGTGATGGGCAGGAATATGG belongs to Anaerolineae bacterium and includes:
- a CDS encoding MBL fold metallo-hydrolase, whose amino-acid sequence is MEPGMREVAPGVYVKRDSRGTNLGAIVTSVGIVVVDTPMIPREARAWRAELEAVTGKKPVYVINTDHHKGHALGNVFFGAPAIAHMVAWKHMRGYGDNFKQRLADRYRDKDPETARELLHLDIQLPELTFEERMTLYLGDTVVDILYAGGHTPASSIVYVPRARVVFTGDLVVCNMHPFMAQGSSGEWVRALEQLKSMSIDVLVPGHGEVCDKQVIDPLLDYLRVARELIRQEYLAGRSKSEAARNVLTKIIGFFPRKPSAGVKLEAKIKSGLGHVYDEIRREEEQRAASRATA